One genomic region from Conexibacter woesei DSM 14684 encodes:
- the corA gene encoding magnesium/cobalt transporter CorA yields MEVLDAIDDRALDALLARREFFWLDLVGPSDEEVARLGARFGWHPLAIEDTQEFRQRPKLDRYGDHTLLVFYGARDVPVPEEDTDEENRRVLVEVHLLISGDWVVTVRKRESPELDDLRRRLASGEDPESEAGVVYRILDTLTDTFFPVLEAIDDAIDRLEDAILISPGAAQLQRVFHLKRKLLALRRVVTPQRDLAQRTISEIADLPGLDPGSRDYFRDVYDHLIRVSDMVDSYRDLLSGTMDVYLSTTSNRQNAVMKQLTIVSTIFLPVTALTGFFGMNFGWLVGHIDTLWSFLLFGVGGALLAAIGLLVWFKRARFLES; encoded by the coding sequence ATGGAGGTCCTCGACGCGATCGACGACCGGGCGCTCGACGCGCTGCTCGCCCGGAGGGAGTTCTTCTGGCTCGACCTCGTCGGGCCGAGCGACGAGGAGGTCGCGCGGCTCGGCGCGCGCTTCGGCTGGCACCCGCTCGCGATCGAGGACACGCAGGAGTTCAGACAGCGGCCGAAGCTCGACCGCTACGGCGACCACACGCTGCTCGTCTTCTACGGCGCGCGCGACGTGCCCGTGCCCGAGGAGGACACCGACGAGGAGAACAGACGCGTCCTCGTCGAGGTCCACCTGCTGATCAGCGGCGACTGGGTCGTGACCGTCCGCAAGCGCGAGAGCCCCGAGCTGGACGATCTGCGGCGGCGGCTGGCGTCCGGCGAGGACCCCGAGAGCGAGGCGGGCGTCGTCTACCGCATCCTCGACACGCTGACCGACACCTTCTTCCCCGTGCTGGAGGCGATCGACGACGCGATCGACAGACTCGAGGACGCGATCCTGATCTCGCCCGGCGCCGCGCAGCTGCAGCGCGTCTTCCATCTCAAGCGCAAGCTGCTCGCGCTGCGCCGCGTCGTCACGCCGCAACGCGACCTCGCGCAGCGGACGATCTCCGAGATCGCCGACCTGCCGGGGCTCGACCCCGGCTCGCGCGACTACTTCCGCGACGTCTACGACCACCTGATCCGCGTCTCGGACATGGTCGACTCCTACCGCGACCTCCTGAGCGGGACGATGGACGTCTACCTCTCGACGACGTCGAACAGACAGAACGCGGTGATGAAGCAGCTGACGATCGTCTCGACGATCTTCCTGCCGGTGACCGCGCTGACCGGCTTCTTCGGGATGAACTTCGGCTGGCTCGTCGGCCACATCGACACGCTGTGGTCGTTCCTGCTGTTCGGCGTCGGCGGCGCGCTGCTGGCCGCGATCGGGCTGCTCGTGTGGTTCAAGCGCGCGCGCTTCCTCGAGAGCTGA
- a CDS encoding MarR family winged helix-turn-helix transcriptional regulator, whose amino-acid sequence MNQPAPASADPADVARDLYTTFFTLNQRVSRDLFQMLADMGLSITQFKLLHLLLRSGEKEPSVKALGDQFGLSLAAASRAVEGLHQRGYVERRECPTDRRMKRVRLTDAGREAIRELHATNISLLAEFTANLTEQQRQALSDALVPLMTLLEIDPSMEGPSR is encoded by the coding sequence GTGAACCAGCCTGCACCTGCGTCGGCCGACCCGGCCGACGTCGCGCGCGACCTCTACACGACGTTCTTCACCCTCAACCAGCGGGTCTCGCGCGACCTGTTCCAGATGCTCGCCGACATGGGCCTCTCGATCACGCAGTTCAAGCTGCTGCACCTGCTCCTGCGCAGCGGAGAGAAGGAGCCGAGCGTGAAAGCCCTCGGCGACCAGTTCGGCCTCTCCCTCGCCGCCGCCAGCCGGGCCGTCGAAGGCCTGCACCAGCGCGGCTACGTCGAGCGCAGAGAGTGCCCGACCGATCGCCGCATGAAGCGCGTGCGGCTGACCGACGCCGGGCGCGAGGCGATCCGCGAGCTGCACGCGACCAACATCTCGCTGCTGGCGGAGTTCACGGCCAACCTCACCGAGCAGCAGCGGCAGGCGCTGTCAGACGCCCTCGTGCCGTTGATGACGCTGCTCGAGATCGACCCGTCGATGGAAGGCCCCTCCAGATGA
- a CDS encoding cupredoxin domain-containing protein codes for MLLPLACVAGVLAAALPQLATGQAPPSTGGFVAVDNQWQAAGGAGTTVTVAPGGTVAFSYPSGNSAHNADFTGMQPASCTQTAGPVSGAVPPLPNAPTATGWSGSCRFETAGTYRFLCDLHGASMSGTVVVSAGGSPPPPPPPPPPPPRRTTPAPPGGTPPPGGTTPTTPGGTAPAPGGGGGGGSGGGGGGGGSAPQGGGPQSAQPGAVALRVARVQQGTRVRGSVALGRASARLRVELLAGRRALGRRGRGQVVVGSLTRRAAGPGTVAFTVGVSADARRALRRGGRLALVVRVRATPLDGGATRTARAAVTLRSRGASAAATALANPG; via the coding sequence GTGCTGCTTCCGCTCGCCTGCGTCGCCGGCGTGCTCGCCGCGGCGCTGCCGCAGCTCGCGACCGGTCAGGCGCCGCCGTCGACCGGCGGCTTCGTCGCGGTCGACAACCAATGGCAGGCGGCCGGCGGCGCCGGCACGACCGTGACGGTCGCACCCGGCGGCACGGTCGCGTTCTCCTACCCGTCCGGGAACAGCGCCCACAACGCCGACTTCACGGGCATGCAGCCGGCGTCGTGCACGCAGACGGCGGGGCCGGTCTCCGGCGCGGTGCCGCCGCTGCCGAACGCCCCGACCGCGACGGGCTGGAGCGGCAGCTGCAGATTCGAGACCGCCGGCACGTACAGATTCCTCTGCGACCTCCACGGCGCGTCGATGTCCGGCACCGTCGTCGTGTCGGCCGGCGGCTCGCCGCCACCACCGCCGCCGCCCCCGCCACCGCCGCCGAGAAGAACGACCCCGGCGCCGCCCGGTGGGACCCCGCCGCCGGGCGGGACCACGCCGACGACGCCGGGCGGGACGGCGCCCGCGCCCGGAGGCGGAGGCGGAGGTGGAAGCGGCGGAGGAGGCGGCGGTGGCGGATCCGCGCCGCAGGGCGGCGGACCGCAGTCGGCCCAGCCGGGTGCGGTCGCGCTGCGCGTCGCCCGCGTGCAGCAGGGGACGCGGGTGCGCGGGTCGGTCGCGCTCGGCAGAGCGAGCGCACGGCTGCGCGTCGAGCTGCTCGCCGGCCGCAGAGCGCTCGGGCGCCGCGGCCGCGGCCAGGTCGTCGTCGGCAGCCTGACCAGACGCGCCGCCGGTCCCGGCACGGTCGCGTTCACGGTCGGCGTGAGCGCGGACGCGCGGCGCGCGCTGCGCCGCGGCGGCAGACTCGCGCTCGTCGTGCGCGTGCGCGCGACGCCGCTCGACGGCGGCGCGACGAGAACGGCCCGCGCCGCCGTGACGCTGAGGAGCAGGGGCGCGAGCGCGGCGGCGACCGCGCTCGCCAACCCTGGCTAG
- the ygfZ gene encoding CAF17-like 4Fe-4S cluster assembly/insertion protein YgfZ, whose translation MSSIEQLTADERAVREGAGLLDRSERGKLALTGGETKRFLQGQVTNDVEALVPGSGCYAAFLTAKGKMRGDLRVLDVHVDAREFPGQAGDQAPTGNSQCEALLLDCERVALQDLFTMVRQFKLGFDVELHRRTLERGLLSLVGPRSRAVLGDAAAALGEPEHANVAATVDGIAVVLVATDVGVDLIADSAQTDALSRALLARGAHAVDEPVVETLRVERGRPRYGAELDDTTIPQEADLNDRAVSFTKGCYVGQETVARLFYKGKPNRHLRGLRLSAPVAPGTELMLGGKRVGAVGSVALSPAHGPIALALVRREAEPGATVTAGEATAEVVTLPF comes from the coding sequence ATGTCGAGCATCGAGCAGCTGACCGCCGACGAGCGCGCGGTGCGCGAGGGCGCCGGGCTGCTCGACCGCTCCGAGCGCGGCAAGCTCGCGCTGACCGGCGGCGAGACGAAGAGATTCCTGCAGGGTCAGGTCACCAACGACGTCGAGGCGCTCGTTCCGGGCAGCGGCTGCTACGCCGCGTTCCTGACCGCCAAGGGCAAGATGCGCGGTGACCTGCGCGTGCTCGACGTCCATGTCGATGCCCGCGAGTTCCCCGGGCAAGCCGGCGACCAGGCGCCGACGGGGAACTCGCAATGCGAAGCACTGCTGCTCGACTGCGAGCGCGTGGCGTTGCAGGACCTCTTCACGATGGTCCGCCAGTTCAAGCTCGGCTTCGACGTCGAGCTGCACAGACGGACGCTGGAGCGCGGGCTGCTGTCGCTCGTCGGGCCGCGCTCGCGCGCCGTGCTCGGCGACGCCGCGGCGGCGCTCGGCGAGCCCGAGCACGCCAACGTCGCGGCGACGGTCGACGGGATCGCGGTCGTGCTGGTCGCGACCGACGTCGGCGTCGACCTGATCGCCGACAGCGCGCAGACCGACGCGCTCTCGCGCGCGCTGCTCGCGCGCGGCGCGCACGCCGTCGACGAGCCGGTCGTCGAGACGCTGCGGGTCGAGCGCGGGCGCCCGCGCTACGGCGCCGAGCTCGACGACACGACGATCCCGCAGGAAGCCGATCTCAACGACCGCGCGGTCTCGTTCACGAAGGGCTGCTACGTCGGCCAGGAGACGGTCGCGCGCCTGTTCTACAAGGGCAAGCCGAACCGCCACCTGCGCGGGCTGCGGCTGTCGGCGCCGGTCGCGCCGGGGACGGAGCTGATGCTCGGCGGGAAGCGCGTCGGCGCGGTCGGCAGCGTCGCGCTGTCGCCGGCGCACGGACCGATCGCGCTGGCGCTGGTGCGGCGCGAGGCCGAGCCGGGCGCGACGGTGACAGCCGGCGAGGCGACCGCCGAGGTCGTCACGCTTCCGTTCTGA
- a CDS encoding Nramp family divalent metal transporter: MTPPPPPPPVTETAGAVALPEPSELERIRSRRGLKGILPLLGPAFVAAIAYVDPGNFATNIDGGASYGYTLLWVILAANLMGMLIQTLSAKLGLATGKNLPELCRERLPRKASVGLWIQAELIAMATDLAEFIGAAIALNLLFGVPLFTAGLMTGVVAFAILALQSKGYRRFELVIGGMLGVILLGFLYDTLKVGPEASGVISGFVPGFAGGDSVLLAAAILGATVMPHVIYLHSALTQDRIQVETDAERKRLFRWMRIDVLIAMSVAGVVNMLMLVIAASLFHGSSLGDVDTLEGAYHGFDQLIGPGAALAFALALLASGFASSSVGTYAGQVIMSGFINRTIPLVLRRLITMTPALVVLALGLDPTRSLVISQVVLSFGIPFALVPLIILTSRREVMGGLVNRRATTVVAGAIAVAIIALNVFLLYQTFAG; encoded by the coding sequence GTGACTCCGCCGCCCCCGCCGCCTCCGGTCACGGAGACAGCAGGGGCGGTCGCGCTGCCGGAGCCGAGCGAGCTGGAGCGGATCCGCTCGCGCCGCGGCCTGAAGGGGATCCTGCCGCTGCTCGGCCCCGCGTTCGTCGCGGCGATCGCGTACGTCGACCCCGGCAACTTCGCGACGAACATCGACGGCGGCGCCAGCTACGGCTACACGCTGCTGTGGGTGATCCTCGCGGCGAACCTGATGGGGATGCTGATCCAGACGCTGTCGGCGAAGCTCGGACTGGCGACGGGGAAGAACCTGCCCGAGCTGTGCCGCGAGCGGCTGCCGAGAAAGGCGTCCGTCGGGCTCTGGATACAGGCGGAGCTGATCGCGATGGCGACCGATCTGGCCGAGTTCATCGGCGCCGCGATCGCGCTCAACCTGCTGTTCGGCGTGCCGCTGTTCACCGCCGGGCTGATGACCGGCGTCGTCGCGTTCGCGATCCTGGCGCTGCAGTCGAAGGGCTACCGCCGCTTCGAGCTCGTGATCGGCGGGATGCTCGGCGTGATCCTGCTCGGCTTCCTCTACGACACGCTCAAGGTCGGGCCGGAGGCGAGCGGCGTGATCAGCGGCTTCGTGCCCGGCTTCGCCGGCGGCGACTCGGTCCTGCTCGCCGCCGCGATCCTCGGCGCGACCGTGATGCCGCACGTGATCTACCTGCACTCGGCGCTGACGCAGGACCGCATCCAGGTCGAGACCGACGCGGAGCGCAAGCGCCTGTTCCGCTGGATGCGGATAGACGTGCTGATCGCGATGTCGGTCGCGGGCGTCGTCAACATGCTGATGCTGGTGATCGCGGCGTCGCTCTTCCACGGCTCCTCGCTCGGTGACGTCGACACGCTCGAAGGCGCGTACCACGGCTTCGACCAGCTGATCGGCCCCGGCGCGGCACTTGCGTTCGCGCTCGCGCTGCTCGCCTCCGGCTTCGCCAGCTCGTCGGTCGGCACCTACGCCGGCCAGGTGATCATGTCCGGCTTCATCAACCGCACGATCCCGCTCGTGCTGCGGCGGCTGATCACGATGACGCCGGCGCTCGTCGTGCTCGCGCTCGGGCTCGACCCGACCCGCTCGCTCGTGATCAGCCAGGTCGTGCTGTCGTTCGGGATCCCGTTCGCGCTCGTGCCGCTGATCATCCTCACCAGCCGCCGCGAGGTGATGGGCGGGCTCGTCAACCGCCGCGCGACGACCGTCGTCGCGGGGGCGATCGCGGTCGCGATCATCGCGCTCAACGTCTTCCTGCTGTACCAGACGTTCGCCGGGTAA
- a CDS encoding MerR family transcriptional regulator, producing MKPMMTVGQFARMTRLSAKQLRSWDGLGLLAPAQVDPDTGYRYYHPRQARTAVTIALLRSLDVPLASIRELLVADDEGAERLLSEQRERLQAELVARERALRALARLTADRELMPYEVSTATLPPRRLLGLRGTTTAERLHRDAAALVEQLLRALPWAAAPGAPPLVGLYPLDLDGDVAFAVGVDPAASAAPEAAGAAASRPDGIVPIELPGGAIARVTHVGSYDELPLAYFPLLAWLQERGHPAAGPVRETYLDDPSEVEPTRLRTEVSIPLTDPEDR from the coding sequence ATGAAGCCCATGATGACCGTCGGACAGTTCGCCCGAATGACCCGGCTGAGCGCGAAGCAGCTGCGCAGCTGGGACGGGCTCGGCCTGCTCGCCCCCGCGCAGGTCGACCCCGACACGGGCTACCGCTACTACCACCCGCGTCAGGCGCGCACCGCCGTCACGATCGCGCTGCTGCGCTCGCTCGACGTGCCGCTCGCGTCGATCCGCGAGCTGCTCGTCGCCGACGACGAGGGCGCCGAGCGGCTGCTGTCCGAGCAGCGCGAGCGGCTGCAGGCCGAGCTGGTCGCGCGCGAGCGCGCGCTGCGAGCGCTCGCGCGGCTGACCGCCGACCGCGAGCTGATGCCGTACGAGGTGTCGACCGCGACCCTGCCGCCGCGGCGCCTGCTCGGCCTGCGCGGCACGACGACCGCCGAGCGGCTCCATCGCGACGCCGCCGCGCTGGTCGAGCAGCTGCTGCGCGCGCTGCCTTGGGCTGCCGCGCCCGGCGCCCCGCCGCTCGTCGGGCTCTACCCGCTCGATCTCGACGGCGACGTCGCGTTCGCGGTCGGCGTCGACCCGGCCGCCTCCGCCGCGCCCGAGGCGGCCGGCGCGGCCGCGTCGCGGCCCGACGGAATCGTGCCGATCGAGCTGCCCGGCGGCGCGATCGCCCGTGTCACGCACGTCGGCAGCTATGACGAGCTGCCGCTCGCCTACTTCCCCCTGCTCGCCTGGCTCCAGGAGCGCGGCCACCCGGCCGCGGGCCCCGTGCGAGAGACGTATCTCGACGATCCCTCCGAGGTGGAGCCGACGCGGCTGCGCACGGAGGTCTCGATTCCACTGACCGATCCGGAGGACCGCTGA
- the ccrA gene encoding crotonyl-CoA carboxylase/reductase, protein MSQIASVETEPGTLPATMTAWVIREERLGEPVDAFQLEEIETPTPGAFEVVVRVMAAGVNFNNVWAALGEPVSVMKYGDHPQYGHHIGGSDASGIVWKVGEGVTRWKPGDEVVIHCNQASYEDPEVHGLDPLAAPSQQIWGYETTWGSFAQFTKVQAQQLLPKPAHLSWEEAASYGLTYFTAYRMLMDQAKLQPGHRVLIWGAAGGLGVFATQLCKIAGAQSVGVVSSAEKGELIKQLGAVDYIDRNEYKGMMRRGGETPEEDKARFKESRRFCKAVEEKLGGAPDIVFEHVGRATFPTSVLAVKPFGKVVICGATSGFQLDFDVRYLWMKQKQIIGSHFANAWEATKANELIEQSLVRPVLWQTMGFEKVAEAHQLLRDNKHLGKIAILVGATAEGQGKTADGPGAIRAEVGA, encoded by the coding sequence GTGAGCCAGATCGCGAGTGTCGAGACCGAGCCGGGCACGCTCCCGGCGACGATGACGGCTTGGGTCATCCGCGAGGAGCGCCTCGGCGAGCCGGTAGACGCGTTCCAGCTGGAGGAGATAGAGACTCCCACTCCTGGCGCGTTCGAGGTCGTCGTGCGCGTGATGGCTGCCGGCGTCAACTTCAACAACGTCTGGGCCGCGCTCGGCGAGCCCGTGTCGGTGATGAAGTACGGCGACCACCCCCAGTACGGTCACCACATCGGCGGCTCGGACGCGTCCGGGATCGTCTGGAAGGTCGGCGAGGGCGTCACCCGCTGGAAGCCCGGTGACGAGGTCGTGATCCACTGCAACCAGGCCTCCTACGAGGACCCCGAGGTCCACGGCCTCGACCCGCTCGCCGCCCCCTCGCAGCAGATCTGGGGCTACGAGACGACGTGGGGCTCGTTCGCCCAGTTCACGAAGGTGCAGGCGCAGCAGCTGCTGCCCAAGCCCGCGCACCTGTCGTGGGAGGAGGCCGCCTCCTACGGCCTCACGTACTTCACCGCCTACCGGATGCTGATGGACCAGGCGAAGCTCCAGCCGGGCCACCGCGTGCTGATCTGGGGCGCGGCCGGCGGGCTCGGCGTCTTCGCGACCCAGCTCTGCAAGATCGCCGGCGCGCAGTCGGTCGGGGTGGTGTCCTCGGCGGAGAAGGGCGAGCTGATCAAGCAGCTCGGCGCGGTCGACTACATCGACCGCAACGAGTACAAGGGGATGATGCGCCGCGGCGGCGAGACCCCCGAGGAGGACAAGGCCCGCTTCAAGGAGTCGCGGCGCTTCTGCAAGGCCGTCGAGGAGAAGCTCGGCGGCGCGCCGGACATCGTCTTCGAGCACGTCGGCAGAGCGACGTTCCCGACGTCAGTCCTCGCCGTCAAGCCGTTCGGTAAGGTCGTCATCTGCGGCGCGACCTCGGGCTTCCAGCTCGACTTCGACGTTCGGTACCTCTGGATGAAGCAGAAGCAGATCATCGGCTCACACTTCGCGAACGCCTGGGAGGCGACGAAGGCCAATGAGCTGATCGAGCAGTCGCTCGTCCGGCCGGTGCTGTGGCAGACGATGGGCTTCGAGAAGGTCGCGGAGGCCCATCAGCTTCTCCGAGACAACAAGCACCTCGGCAAGATCGCGATCCTCGTCGGTGCAACCGCCGAAGGACAGGGCAAGACCGCCGACGGTCCGGGTGCGATCCGAGCAGAGGTGGGCGCCTAA
- a CDS encoding metal-dependent transcriptional regulator, which yields MVSPASQPHSTAVEDYAKAIYALETRGGGAVTTNALAERLGVTPGSASGMVRKLDELGLVTHVPYKGVALTESGRRVALEVLRHHRLLELYLAESLGLPWDRVHAEAEVLEHHISEELEELIAAKLGNPTHDPHGDPIPTRELTIEEGATDALASLEPGARGTFTRISDQDPAMLRYLSDRGISPGDAFEVIDKQPFDGPLFVRFGGDDVHVLGGALAAAMRVEVLQ from the coding sequence ATGGTCTCTCCCGCATCGCAGCCGCACTCCACCGCGGTCGAGGATTACGCGAAGGCGATCTACGCGCTCGAGACGCGCGGCGGCGGCGCCGTCACGACCAACGCGCTCGCCGAGCGGCTCGGCGTCACGCCCGGCTCCGCCTCCGGCATGGTGCGCAAGCTCGACGAGCTGGGGCTCGTCACGCACGTGCCCTACAAGGGCGTCGCGCTGACCGAGTCCGGCCGCAGAGTCGCGCTCGAGGTACTGCGCCACCACCGCCTGCTGGAGCTGTACCTCGCCGAGTCGCTCGGACTGCCGTGGGATCGCGTCCACGCCGAGGCGGAGGTGCTCGAGCACCACATCTCCGAGGAGCTGGAGGAGCTGATCGCGGCGAAGCTCGGCAACCCGACGCACGACCCGCACGGCGACCCGATCCCGACGCGCGAGCTGACGATCGAGGAGGGCGCGACCGACGCGCTGGCGTCGCTGGAGCCCGGCGCGCGCGGCACCTTCACGCGCATCTCCGACCAGGACCCGGCGATGCTGCGCTACCTCTCCGACCGCGGCATCAGCCCCGGCGACGCCTTCGAGGTGATCGACAAGCAGCCGTTCGACGGGCCGCTGTTCGTCCGCTTCGGCGGTGACGACGTGCACGTGCTCGGCGGCGCGCTCGCCGCCGCGATGCGCGTCGAGGTCTTGCAGTGA
- a CDS encoding MFS transporter, with amino-acid sequence MTDRIRALSLTEENRRWWTLGAMCFALFMLMLDNTVVNVALPSIQSDLNADLASLEWTINAYTLSLAVLLVVGGRLGDIFGRRKIFLIGVSVFALSSAAIGLAPSDTALIVGRAIQGIGAAMMMPATLSIVTNAFPPHERGKALGTWAGVSALALAIGPVVGGFLTEQVSWRAIFFLNLPVAAAAIAMTLFSTRESRDETVGRQLDYAGIATLTIGLTGLVLGLIEGNAWGWGSARIVGLFALAVVSLAAFVVVELRVRTPMVDFGVFRSRQFAGASSVGFIVSFGMMAMFFFTALYMQNILGFSALEAGVRFLPTTLVLIVMGPLAGRLTDRIGPKPLLVSGMLITGASQIWQSFLTADTGYSFLLPSFVLMGIGMGLVMSPMTTAAMNSVDRTKAGVASGVLSMGRMVGSSLGVAIFGAVVASVGSAKLEQSLPGLPAGARDRLSESLGGGGVSDGAAPARIVDATHDAFISAFGTGMKISGIVAIFGAFVALALIRGGRPAAPATVPAEAEAEAELAPA; translated from the coding sequence ATGACCGACCGAATCCGCGCACTGTCGCTGACCGAGGAGAACCGCCGCTGGTGGACGCTCGGTGCGATGTGCTTCGCCCTCTTCATGCTGATGCTCGACAACACGGTGGTCAACGTCGCGCTGCCGTCGATCCAGTCCGACCTGAACGCCGACCTGGCGTCGCTGGAGTGGACGATCAACGCCTACACGCTCTCGCTCGCCGTGCTGCTCGTCGTCGGCGGGCGCCTGGGCGACATCTTCGGCCGCCGCAAGATCTTCCTCATCGGCGTCAGCGTCTTCGCGCTCTCCAGCGCCGCGATCGGCCTCGCGCCGAGCGACACCGCGCTGATCGTCGGCCGTGCGATCCAGGGCATCGGCGCCGCGATGATGATGCCGGCGACGCTCTCGATCGTCACCAACGCGTTCCCGCCGCACGAGCGCGGCAAGGCGCTCGGCACGTGGGCGGGCGTCTCCGCGCTCGCGCTCGCGATCGGCCCGGTCGTCGGCGGCTTCCTGACCGAGCAGGTCTCGTGGCGGGCGATCTTCTTCCTCAACCTGCCGGTCGCCGCCGCGGCGATCGCGATGACGCTCTTCTCGACGCGCGAGTCGCGCGACGAGACCGTCGGCAGGCAGCTCGACTACGCCGGCATCGCGACGCTGACGATCGGCCTGACCGGCCTCGTGCTCGGCCTGATCGAGGGCAACGCGTGGGGCTGGGGCTCGGCGAGAATCGTCGGCCTGTTCGCGCTCGCGGTCGTCTCGCTCGCCGCGTTCGTCGTCGTCGAGCTGCGCGTCAGAACGCCGATGGTCGACTTCGGCGTCTTCAGATCGCGCCAGTTCGCGGGCGCCAGCAGCGTCGGCTTCATCGTCTCGTTCGGGATGATGGCGATGTTCTTCTTCACCGCGCTGTACATGCAGAACATCCTCGGGTTCTCGGCGCTGGAGGCGGGCGTCCGCTTCCTGCCGACAACGCTCGTGCTGATCGTGATGGGCCCGCTCGCCGGGCGCCTGACCGACCGCATCGGACCGAAGCCGCTGCTCGTCAGCGGCATGCTGATCACGGGCGCCTCGCAGATATGGCAGTCGTTCCTGACCGCCGACACCGGCTACAGCTTCCTGCTGCCGTCGTTCGTCCTGATGGGCATCGGCATGGGCCTCGTGATGTCGCCGATGACCACCGCCGCGATGAACTCCGTCGACCGCACCAAGGCCGGCGTCGCCTCCGGCGTGCTGTCGATGGGCCGCATGGTCGGCTCCTCCCTCGGCGTCGCGATCTTCGGCGCGGTCGTCGCGAGCGTCGGCAGCGCGAAGCTGGAGCAGTCGCTGCCGGGTCTCCCGGCCGGCGCGCGTGACAGGCTGTCGGAGTCGCTCGGCGGCGGCGGGGTCTCGGACGGGGCCGCTCCCGCCAGAATCGTCGACGCGACGCACGACGCGTTCATCTCCGCCTTCGGCACCGGCATGAAGATCAGCGGCATCGTCGCGATCTTCGGCGCGTTCGTCGCGCTCGCGCTGATCAGAGGCGGGCGCCCGGCCGCGCCCGCGACCGTCCCGGCCGAGGCGGAAGCCGAAGCCGAGCTGGCGCCCGCGTAG
- a CDS encoding VOC family protein yields MPQISSIFPVLMTDDVPRAHAFYADLLGLSELFVVDWYVALAAPEDNHVQFAIVARDHSSVPAAFRKRCAGVLVTVEVDDVDTIHARAVERGLPFHIPLRDEPWGQRHFITEDPDGVLVDVIKVIAPSPEYAALYAGTAS; encoded by the coding sequence ATGCCCCAGATAAGCTCGATCTTTCCCGTCCTGATGACCGACGACGTGCCGCGCGCGCACGCGTTCTACGCCGACCTGCTCGGCCTCTCGGAGCTGTTCGTCGTCGATTGGTACGTCGCCCTCGCCGCGCCCGAGGACAACCATGTCCAGTTCGCGATCGTCGCGCGCGACCACAGCAGCGTCCCGGCGGCGTTCCGCAAGCGCTGCGCCGGGGTCCTCGTGACGGTCGAGGTCGACGACGTCGACACGATCCACGCCCGCGCAGTCGAGCGCGGGCTGCCGTTCCACATCCCGCTCAGAGACGAGCCGTGGGGCCAGCGCCACTTCATTACCGAGGATCCCGACGGCGTCCTCGTCGACGTGATCAAGGTGATCGCGCCGTCGCCGGAGTACGCGGCGCTGTACGCCGGCACGGCGAGCTAG